One window of Atribacter laminatus genomic DNA carries:
- a CDS encoding sugar ABC transporter ATP-binding protein, translating to MAVLVLEAKGIKKRFGGVVALSDGNLRCYQGRITGLLGANGSGKSTISKIITGVYSADEGEIIYNGKSVKYRNPSEARKDGISMVFQNLSLVPDLTVWQNIVLGAEQKNGIFLDNIHAKELSKKILSQLLPDLDINKKISELNPGEMQIVEIAKAISEDPKLLILDEPTAALEQAQVKSLFISMKSLAQKGVAMIFTSHRLWEVMEICDDVTIFRNGENVANIDFAEDERDPERIVSYITGETQKVSSEKKVSENTNEVVLRINNLNYGKILKDISFDLKKGEILGIGGLAGQGQHELMLALAGSFPGLRCEATIMDKKIRLNKPANAIKNGILLVPGDKHLEGLFLNHSVFDNMIFPKMGNQKHPLFVPFKKYRNECEQVIDVLSIKTSNIDMPVETLSGGNQQKVVVGKWLSFDTNVLLLADPAKGVDVGAKRDLYQFIVNQVRDTKMSVILYASDNEELIQYCDRILIMYEGQIVATLEGDEITDEAIVASSMRIK from the coding sequence ATGGCTGTGTTAGTCCTGGAAGCCAAAGGTATTAAAAAAAGATTTGGAGGAGTTGTTGCTCTTTCCGATGGAAATTTGCGCTGTTATCAGGGACGAATTACTGGTCTTTTAGGAGCGAATGGTTCGGGGAAAAGCACTATTTCCAAGATTATTACCGGTGTTTATTCTGCCGATGAAGGAGAAATAATTTATAATGGTAAATCAGTAAAATACCGCAATCCCAGCGAAGCCAGGAAAGATGGAATCTCTATGGTATTCCAAAATCTAAGCTTAGTACCGGATTTAACCGTATGGCAAAACATTGTGCTGGGTGCTGAACAAAAAAATGGAATATTTTTAGACAATATCCATGCCAAAGAACTCTCAAAAAAAATTTTAAGCCAACTTCTCCCAGACTTGGATATCAACAAAAAAATAAGTGAATTGAACCCTGGAGAGATGCAAATCGTTGAAATAGCCAAAGCAATTTCTGAAGACCCCAAGCTTCTCATTCTTGATGAGCCAACCGCAGCTTTAGAACAAGCTCAAGTAAAAAGCCTCTTTATTTCTATGAAAAGTTTAGCCCAGAAGGGAGTAGCAATGATCTTTACTTCCCATCGTCTATGGGAAGTTATGGAAATCTGTGATGATGTAACCATTTTTAGAAATGGAGAAAACGTAGCGAACATCGATTTTGCTGAAGATGAAAGAGATCCAGAAAGAATTGTGAGTTATATTACCGGGGAAACCCAAAAAGTATCCAGTGAAAAAAAAGTAAGTGAGAATACCAATGAAGTTGTCCTTCGAATAAATAATTTAAATTATGGAAAAATTTTAAAAGATATTTCCTTTGATTTAAAAAAAGGAGAAATTTTGGGAATTGGGGGGTTGGCTGGTCAAGGACAGCACGAACTGATGTTGGCACTAGCTGGGAGTTTTCCTGGTTTACGTTGTGAAGCAACCATTATGGATAAAAAAATCCGATTGAATAAACCAGCTAATGCAATAAAAAATGGGATTTTACTCGTTCCCGGTGATAAGCATTTAGAAGGTTTATTTTTAAATCATTCGGTATTTGATAATATGATTTTCCCGAAAATGGGGAACCAAAAACACCCTTTGTTTGTTCCTTTCAAAAAATATCGGAATGAATGTGAACAAGTGATTGATGTCCTTTCTATTAAAACTTCGAACATTGATATGCCGGTTGAAACCCTATCCGGCGGAAACCAACAAAAAGTTGTAGTCGGGAAATGGTTATCTTTTGATACCAACGTTCTCTTATTAGCCGATCCGGCGAAGGGGGTAGATGTAGGAGCAAAAAGAGATCTCTATCAATTTATCGTCAACCAGGTTCGCGATACAAAAATGAGTGTTATATTATATGCGAGTGATAATGAAGAATTAATCCAATACTGCGATAGAATATTAATCATGTATGAAGGCCAAATCGTAGCAACACTTGAGGGTGATGAAATAACTGATGAAGCTATTGTGGCTAGTTCAATGAGGATAAAATAA
- a CDS encoding ABC transporter permease has protein sequence MSKIIKAEPNTSFIKSIFKPEYSNLLILIVMFTITAVLQKNFFEIKAIVRNINAFMPLILLTMGGAVVIISGGLDLSAGSALSLFTCVLTTVMKKNDPVTGIYALIITLGVAILVGVINGIGIGYLRIPPVIVTFATSYMWLGIALFLRPTPGGESVDWFKGFYNFNAVQGAPEILKKFGNYIPPALILILIACFLWFIISKTKTGRYIYAVGSSNDSAYASGINTAKIQLMACVINSIFIFLAALFFVGQNQSGDARMGDPLTLRAIASAVVGGIALTGGRGSVYFALVGALIMSFVNKIIFFANIPNAYQTLVSGLIVIIAIAGPIAYTLYNRERA, from the coding sequence ATGAGCAAAATAATTAAAGCAGAACCAAATACTTCCTTCATCAAGAGTATATTTAAGCCTGAATACTCCAATTTATTAATTCTCATTGTGATGTTTACTATAACCGCTGTTCTACAAAAGAATTTTTTCGAAATTAAAGCCATTGTTCGAAATATCAACGCTTTTATGCCTTTAATACTTCTTACCATGGGTGGAGCAGTCGTTATTATATCTGGTGGTTTAGATCTCTCGGCAGGTTCAGCGCTCTCACTTTTTACTTGTGTCTTAACAACGGTTATGAAGAAGAACGATCCAGTAACTGGAATTTATGCATTGATTATTACATTAGGCGTGGCAATATTAGTTGGAGTTATCAATGGAATCGGGATTGGATATTTAAGAATCCCTCCGGTTATTGTAACCTTCGCCACGTCTTATATGTGGCTGGGGATAGCTTTATTCTTAAGGCCTACTCCCGGTGGAGAATCGGTTGATTGGTTTAAGGGCTTTTATAATTTCAATGCAGTGCAAGGGGCACCAGAAATTTTGAAGAAATTTGGTAATTATATTCCGCCAGCCTTAATCCTCATTTTAATTGCTTGTTTTCTTTGGTTCATTATTAGCAAAACCAAAACTGGGCGATATATTTATGCAGTGGGAAGCAGTAATGACAGTGCGTATGCCAGTGGAATTAATACAGCTAAAATCCAATTGATGGCTTGTGTTATCAATTCAATTTTCATTTTTTTAGCAGCTTTGTTTTTTGTAGGCCAAAATCAGTCGGGAGATGCCCGGATGGGAGACCCTCTGACTTTGAGAGCAATAGCCTCAGCAGTTGTTGGAGGAATTGCTTTGACCGGTGGGCGTGGAAGCGTCTATTTTGCCTTGGTTGGAGCATTGATTATGAGTTTTGTTAATAAGATTATATTTTTTGCAAATATCCCCAATGCTTACCAGACTCTGGTTTCTGGTTTAATAGTTATCATCGCCATTGCTGGACCAATTGCTTATACTCTGTATAACAGAGAAAGAGCTTGA
- a CDS encoding ABC transporter permease — protein sequence MGVELNRPKSIPLIIFEKYKKVVVAFILIILLFVLGEIILSNFLRVDQVLLTLKLASFTAFFALCQMIVIAAGGGGLDLSVGYMATMTAVFTASMMDGQNGNLWLAIIVALAFGIAVGLSNGLLTAYLKLPPLVVTMAMANILQGIINVYTAGRNITGKPSPVLTIIAAKSTGSFPNVVFILITLTILVMIVLNKTKLGMILFGVGSNERTAYLSGFNVKLVRCIAFTISGVLASLIGLLLIGNMGIAFKDMGSNYVMPSIAAAVVGGVSLTGGDGNYFGVILGAIFLQTLTNLLIAMGWGDAGKWLGFGIVLFALLIVYVSNRRTR from the coding sequence ATGGGAGTTGAACTAAACCGACCGAAGTCAATACCTCTGATAATTTTTGAAAAATATAAGAAAGTGGTAGTCGCTTTTATCTTAATCATCCTTCTCTTTGTTTTGGGTGAAATTATTTTATCCAACTTTTTAAGAGTGGATCAGGTTTTATTGACTTTAAAGCTTGCCTCATTTACTGCTTTTTTTGCCCTCTGTCAAATGATTGTCATTGCTGCCGGAGGTGGTGGTTTAGATTTGTCAGTAGGATATATGGCTACTATGACGGCGGTATTCACTGCTAGTATGATGGATGGACAAAATGGAAATCTATGGTTGGCAATTATCGTTGCTTTAGCTTTTGGAATTGCCGTTGGTCTCTCTAACGGATTGTTAACTGCCTATTTAAAACTACCTCCGTTAGTTGTTACCATGGCCATGGCTAATATTCTTCAGGGTATTATTAACGTTTATACCGCTGGAAGAAATATCACTGGAAAACCATCACCAGTTTTGACCATTATTGCTGCGAAATCGACCGGTAGTTTTCCGAATGTGGTGTTTATTTTAATAACTCTCACTATTTTAGTCATGATTGTATTGAATAAAACTAAATTAGGTATGATACTTTTTGGAGTTGGGTCTAATGAAAGAACCGCCTATCTTAGTGGTTTTAATGTCAAGTTGGTGAGATGCATTGCGTTTACTATCAGTGGAGTATTAGCCAGCCTGATAGGATTATTATTAATTGGTAATATGGGGATCGCTTTCAAAGATATGGGTTCGAATTATGTTATGCCCAGTATTGCTGCTGCAGTGGTTGGTGGTGTTTCTTTAACCGGTGGCGACGGCAATTATTTTGGAGTTATTTTAGGAGCCATTTTTTTACAAACCCTCACTAATCTCTTGATCGCAATGGGTTGGGGAGATGCCGGAAAATGGTTGGGGTTTGGAATCGTCCTCTTTGCCCTGCTGATTGTTTATGTAAGTAATCGAAGGACCCGGTAA
- the smpB gene encoding SsrA-binding protein SmpB produces MKIIAENRKARHLYQIIDTLEAGIELKGTEVKSLRNHLVNMTDAFCRGKDGELWLMNLHISPYVFGNLYNHDPLRSRRLLLHKKESIRWSSLSEQKGLTIVPIRLYFNDRGRAKVEIALVKPKKLYDRRQEIQDREQERELHRAQKYRE; encoded by the coding sequence ATGAAGATCATTGCTGAAAACCGAAAAGCACGACATCTTTATCAAATCATTGATACCTTAGAAGCTGGCATCGAACTCAAAGGGACCGAGGTCAAATCTCTCAGAAATCATTTAGTCAATATGACCGATGCCTTTTGTCGGGGAAAAGATGGAGAGTTGTGGTTAATGAATCTCCACATTTCTCCCTATGTATTTGGGAATTTATACAATCATGATCCGTTACGGAGTCGAAGATTGTTATTACATAAAAAAGAATCGATACGTTGGTCATCGTTATCCGAACAGAAGGGTTTGACAATCGTTCCGATTCGTTTATACTTTAATGATAGAGGAAGAGCAAAAGTCGAAATTGCTTTGGTCAAACCAAAGAAACTGTATGATCGACGACAAGAAATTCAAGATCGAGAACAGGAAAGAGAACTACACAGAGCTCAAAAGTATCGAGAATGA
- a CDS encoding DUF1405 domain-containing protein, which yields MKKRLVDVFYDVQPLYIFIIIGNIISAIYGYYFYWEQFFATPWYKWIFVPDCPLYDSLFIVAFILIKHKKSNDFLNLLVITNTVKYGLWTILTIPLFSEMFLPAGVHTAIPLFGNITLTFQLSSLNWLLVFLHAIMALQSLLIYPFVKKWTLGIIFVIIGWLFVNDYFDYWLNTYPTAHLNYMIHDPRINAIIAQNIFVNVFFLSLFLIKWRQQWVRGELKSV from the coding sequence ATGAAAAAACGACTGGTAGATGTATTTTACGATGTTCAGCCACTTTACATATTTATAATTATTGGAAATATAATCAGTGCAATTTATGGATACTATTTTTACTGGGAACAATTTTTTGCTACACCTTGGTATAAATGGATCTTTGTCCCTGATTGTCCTCTATATGATAGTCTTTTCATAGTTGCCTTCATCCTCATTAAACACAAAAAATCCAATGATTTTCTAAACTTGCTAGTTATTACTAATACGGTTAAATACGGTCTTTGGACAATTTTAACTATACCTCTTTTTTCAGAAATGTTTCTCCCCGCTGGTGTTCATACGGCGATTCCATTGTTCGGAAATATAACTTTAACTTTCCAGCTGAGCTCACTAAACTGGTTGTTGGTTTTTTTACATGCAATTATGGCTCTACAATCCTTATTGATTTATCCATTTGTTAAAAAATGGACGCTCGGGATCATATTCGTCATAATAGGGTGGTTATTTGTTAATGACTATTTTGATTATTGGCTGAATACCTATCCAACCGCCCATCTAAACTATATGATTCATGATCCTCGCATTAACGCCATTATCGCTCAAAATATATTTGTGAATGTTTTCTTCTTATCTTTATTCTTAATAAAATGGAGACAACAATGGGTTCGCGGCGAACTGAAGTCCGTTTAA